From the Manihot esculenta cultivar AM560-2 chromosome 3, M.esculenta_v8, whole genome shotgun sequence genome, one window contains:
- the LOC110611505 gene encoding 7-deoxyloganetin glucosyltransferase, whose amino-acid sequence MAAVGKPHVVCVPYPLQGHIIPMLRLAKLLHYKGFHVTFVNTEFNHDRILESRGHSALDGLPDFNFATIPLQTPPSNSHTSLAVNCLALLETCRKNFLPLFRELFTKLNDTSSSSSSNPPISCILSDAFLSYSLELSQELHIPNVLVWNMGASAVLSFKHVHEQIKKCLAFLIDPSNEAATNMDLDSVMEWIPGTKEAQLRDLSKFIKTKDQVDSSGVHLERASKASAVIFHTFDALDSEVLNSLSPMFQGVYSIGPLQLLLSQISDDCYDSIECNLWNEDFECIKWLDSKEPNSVIYVNFGSTTVMTMEQLVELAWGLANTNHNFLWITRPDLIIGDSAVLPPEFLLAIEERGFIVSWCPQVQVLNHPSTGGFITHCGWNSIEESISAGIPMICWPFFGEHFVNCRKSCNEWGIGVELSSNFQRDEVEKLVEELLNGQKGKMMKEKAMEWKKLSEEATSPNGSSFLSLNNLVNEVLLSKNNNNFS is encoded by the exons ATGGCAGCAGTTGGTAAACCTCATGTGGTGTGTGTCCCATATCCATTGCAAGGACACATAATTCCTATGCTCAGATTGGCAAAGCTTCTTCACTATAAGGGTTTTCATGTAACTTTTGTGAATACCGAATTTAATCACGACCGTATTCTTGAATCAAGAGGCCATAGTGCCTTAGATGGCTTGCCTGACTTCAATTTTGCCACAATACCTCTTCAAACCCCTCCTTCAAATTCCCACACTAGTTTGGCTGTGAACTGCCTTGCTCTTCTTGAGACATGTAGAAAGAACTTTTTGCCTTTATTTCGTGAACTTTTTACTAAGCTTAATgacacttcttcttcttcttcctcaaatCCTCCTATATCATGCATCCTTTCTGATGCTTTTTTGAGTTATAGCTTAGAACTCTCCCAAGAACTTCACATTCCTAATGTATTGGTTTGGAATATGGGAGCTTCAGCAGTTTTGAGCTTTAAGCACGTTCATGAACAAATCAAGAAATGTCTTGCTTTCCTCATAG ATCCAAGTAATGAAGCAGCTACAAATATGGATTTGGACAGTGTAATGGAATGGATTCCAGGAACGAAAGAAGCTCAGTTAAGAGACCTTTCCAAGTTTATTAAAACTAAAGATCAAGTTGATTCTAGTGGAGTACACTTGGAAAGAGCCTCTAAAGCATCAGCTGTCATATTCCATACTTTTGATGCCTTGGATAGTGAAGTCCTAAatagtctatcacccatgtttcaAGGGGTCTATAGCATTGGTCCTTTACAACTGCTTTTGAGTCAAATCTCTGATGATTGTTATGATTCTATTGAGTGCAATCTATGGAATGAAGATTTTGAATGTATTAAATGGTTGGATTCTAAGGAACCTAACTCTGTGATTTACGTAAATTTTGGAAGCACTACAGTCATGACAATGGAGCAACTCGTTGAGCTTGCTTGGGGACTTGCTAATACTAATCATAACTTCCTGTGGATAACAAGGCCAGACTTGATCATAGGAGACTCTGCAGTTCTACCACCGGAATTTCTGCTTGCAATTGAGGAGAGAGGTTTTATAGTAAGTTGGTGCCCTCAAGTGCAAGTTCTAAACCACCCATCAACGGGAGGATTCATTACTCATTGTGGATGGAACTCAATAGAGGAAAGCATATCTGCAGGGATACCTATGATTTGTTGGCCATTTTTTGGAGAGCATTTTGTCAACTGCCGAAAGAGTTGCAATGAATGGGGTATTGGAGTGGAATTGAGTAGTAATTTCCAAAGAGATGAAGTAGAGAAACTTGTTGAAGAGTTGTTGAATGGACAAAAGGGTAAGATGATGAAGGAAAAGGCTATGGAATGGAAGAAATTATCAGAAGAAGCCACAAGTCCCAATGGATCATCTTTCTTGAGCTTGAATAATTTGGTGAATGAAGTCCTACTAtcaaaaaacaataataatttttcttga